A genomic window from Parasteatoda tepidariorum isolate YZ-2023 chromosome 10, CAS_Ptep_4.0, whole genome shotgun sequence includes:
- the LOC107437615 gene encoding forkhead box protein P1 isoform X6, with protein sequence MMEHEEDGDVAINLSKNQAPRSADTPNGNAEPEDGEPQGSKAHGIKRSRATNNHHGEKPGIGNDSNIPPLLMMNSQLLAQHQLQQLLQQPSPTQLQQLLQQQQSIFLQQQQQQHQQHQQLKQLESVIPHIQEQINLNIMQQSQILHQLNGLNNGLPGLGSSDKKANRQQLQLQLQQLALQQHQLMQQLQLSNRQYMINLQPFMLPQGLNANDVWKEGSGDESGSTVNGMMHGGSPGAGRPLVNGTAPQHEIYSVSPVSTASSSSSQRSLPPTPKDERGCSSPPSHALYGHGVCKWPGCEAVCDDYQSFKKHLNLEHQLDDRSTAQARVQMQVVSQLELQLSKEKERLQAMMQHLHMKPYSSSSTNGNGNSNSNNHRSSPSKSENNVISNMKSGAPTSPQMALVPVVSSSPPALSAVMTTMSNAGPLMATVPQRLGPPPPLHPPNPNNMGHVRRRLSDKSCPPLSALGEADHNWSSKSVYDPTPSNPRQSLCKYNVLDVPSLPDSPIRRRVVERANLDITEEIQRNREFYRNADVRPPFTYASLIRQAIIEAPEKQLTLNEIYNWFQNTFCYFRRNAATWKNAVRHNLSLHKCFMRVENVKGAVWTVDELEFYKRRPQRLQERMSGSLQLPAQGLAPQGIPLMHGQGRMGSPPLRQSPGLYGDSLNASLQAALAESNLSFLNSAMAGSGAVPHTPTSTPTPAATPDCVTSQSHGTSALSEAERYVVEMITHGMNNSAVNGSNIHIKQEPMSDEPGHMCPPDMQHRIDEDDRHSDVNSDHHDVHDEDQEEDMEEAEDLSLSSSINSEPQATTCP encoded by the exons gGATCTAAAGCTCACGGGATCAAGAGGTCCAGGGCGACCAATAATCACCACGGCGAGAAGCCGGGTATCGGTAACGATTCCAACATCCCTCCTCTGTTGATGATGAATTCGCAGCTGTTGGCTCAGCATCAGCTGCAACAGCTATTGCAGCAGCCATCGCCAACGCAGCTGCAGCAATTGCTACAGCAGCAACAGTCCATTTTCTTACAGCAGCAGCAACAG CAGCATCAGCAACACCAGCAGCTAAAACAACTTGAATCCGTGATACCTCACATCCAAGAACAGATCAACCTCAATATTATGCAGCAAAGCCAAATTCTCCACCAACTCAATGGGCTGAATAATGGCTTGCCTGGTCTTGGTTCTTCTGATAAGAAAGCGAACCGACAGCAGTTGCAACTTCAACTACAGCAGCTGGCACTTCAACAACACCAACTAATGCAACAGCTACAGCTGAGCAATAGACAATATATGATAAACCTCCAACCTTTCATGCTTCCGCAAG gtCTGAACGCTAACGACGTTTGGAAAGAAGGATCCGGTGATGAAAGTGGCTCGACCGTGAATGGTATGATGCATGGAGGGTCCCCTGGGGCTGGAAGGCCCCTTGTGAATGGGACGGCGCCCCAGCACGAAATCTATTCCGTATCCCCAGTGAGCACGGCTTCTTCTTCCTCGTCCCAAAGAAGCTTGCCACCCACCCCAAAGGATGAAAGAGGGTGTTCCAGTCCTCCAAGTCACGCTCTTTATGGTCACGGGGTTTGCAAATGGCCCGGATGTGAAGCTGTTTGTGACGATTATCAGTCTTTCAAGAA GCATTTAAACTTAGAACATCAACTAGATGATCGGAGTACAGCCCAAGCTCGTGTCCAGATGCAGGTTGTGTCTCAGTTGGAGCTTCAACTgtcgaaagaaaaagaaaggttACAAGCGATGATGCAGCATCTTCACATGAAACCTTACTCCAGCAGTAGTACCAACGGGAACGGAAACAGCAACAGCAACAATCACCGAAGCTCACCTTCCAAATCAGAAAAT aatgtaatttcaaatatgaaatccGGTGCACCTACATCGCCGCAAATGGCCCTTGTCCCAGTTGTGAGTAGCTCTCCGCCCGCCCTGTCCGCCGTCATGACGACAATGTCCAATGCGGGACCCCTCATGGCCACTGTCCCGCAAAGACTGGGGCCTCCTCCTCCTCTTCACCCGCCCAATCCAAATAATATGGGTCATGTGCGGCGAAGACTCAGTGACAAAAGCTGTCCGCCCCTGTCTG CTCTTGGAGAAGCCGATCACAACTGGTCATCTAAAAGTGTATACGATCCAACCCCCAGCAATCCAAGGCAGTCTTTGTGTAAATATAACG ttttagatGTTCCATCTTTGCCTGATTCTCCAATTCGAAGGAGAGTAGTTGAAAGAGCTAATCTAGATATTACAGAAg aaattcaaagGAATAGAGAATTTTACAGAAATGCTGATGTCCGACCACCATTTACGTATGCATCATTAATAAGACAA GCCATAATTGAAGCACCAGAAAAGCAGCTTActcttaatgaaatttataattggttTCAAAACACCTTCTGTTACTTCAGACGGAATGCAGCTACATGGAAG AATGCAGTTCGTCACAACCTAAGTCTTCACAAATGTTTTATGCGGGTTGAAAATGTTAAAGGAGCCGTTTGGACCGTGGACGAACTAGAGTTCTACAAACGTCGTCCTCAGCGGCTTCAAGAACGAATGTCCGG TAGTCTTCAGTTGCCTGCGCAAGGTCTCGCTCCTCAAGGTATACCTCTAATGCATGGGCAGGGACGAATGGGCAGCCCTCCATTGAGGCAGAGTCCAGGCCTCTATGGTGACTCATTAAATGCCTCATTACAG GCTGCTCTTGCGGAAAGCAACTTGTCCTTCCTAAACTCTGCGATGGCAGGTAGTGGGGCCGTGCCACATACTCCGACTTCAACTCCTACACCTGCTGCCACTCCTGACTGTGTAACTTCCCAATCTCATGGCACATCTGCACTGAGCGAAGCTGAGCGTTACGTTGTAGAAATGATAACACATGGAATGAATAATTCAGCTGT caatggGTCAAATATTCACATCAAACAAGAGCCAATGTCTGATGAGCCAGGACACATGTGTCCTCCAGACATGCAACATCGAATAGATGAAGATGATCGACATTCTGACGTAAATTCTGATCATCATGACGTCCATGATGAAGATCAAGAAGAGGATATGGAGGAAGCAGAGGACTTATCACTCTCATCATCTATAAACTCTGAGCCTCAGGCTACTACCTGTCCTTAa
- the LOC107437615 gene encoding forkhead box protein P1 isoform X4: protein MMEHEEDGDVAINLSKNQAPRSADTPNGNAEPEDGEPQGSKAHGIKRSRATNNHHGEKPGIGNDSNIPPLLMMNSQLLAQHQLQQLLQQPSPTQLQQLLQQQQSIFLQQQQQQHQQHQQLKQLESVIPHIQEQINLNIMQQSQILHQLNGLNNGLPGLGSSDKKANRQQLQLQLQQLALQQHQLMQQLQLSNRQYMINLQPFMLPQGLNANDVWKEGSGDESGSTVNGMMHGGSPGAGRPLVNGTAPQHEIYSVSPVSTASSSSSQRSLPPTPKDERGCSSPPSHALYGHGVCKWPGCEAVCDDYQSFKKHLNLEHQLDDRSTAQARVQMQVVSQLELQLSKEKERLQAMMQHLHMKPYSSSSTNGNGNSNSNNHRSSPSKSENNVISNMKSGAPTSPQMALVPVVSSSPPALSAVMTTMSNAGPLMATVPQRLGPPPPLHPPNPNNMGHVRRRLSDKSCPPLSALGEADHNWSSKSVYDPTPSNPRQSLFLDVPSLPDSPIRRRVVERANLDITEEIQRNREFYRNADVRPPFTYASLIRQAIIEAPEKQLTLNEIYNWFQNTFCYFRRNAATWKGKFRNSSFKNAVRHNLSLHKCFMRVENVKGAVWTVDELEFYKRRPQRLQERMSGSLQLPAQGLAPQGIPLMHGQGRMGSPPLRQSPGLYGDSLNASLQAALAESNLSFLNSAMAGSGAVPHTPTSTPTPAATPDCVTSQSHGTSALSEAERYVVEMITHGMNNSAVNGSNIHIKQEPMSDEPGHMCPPDMQHRIDEDDRHSDVNSDHHDVHDEDQEEDMEEAEDLSLSSSINSEPQATTCP, encoded by the exons gGATCTAAAGCTCACGGGATCAAGAGGTCCAGGGCGACCAATAATCACCACGGCGAGAAGCCGGGTATCGGTAACGATTCCAACATCCCTCCTCTGTTGATGATGAATTCGCAGCTGTTGGCTCAGCATCAGCTGCAACAGCTATTGCAGCAGCCATCGCCAACGCAGCTGCAGCAATTGCTACAGCAGCAACAGTCCATTTTCTTACAGCAGCAGCAACAG CAGCATCAGCAACACCAGCAGCTAAAACAACTTGAATCCGTGATACCTCACATCCAAGAACAGATCAACCTCAATATTATGCAGCAAAGCCAAATTCTCCACCAACTCAATGGGCTGAATAATGGCTTGCCTGGTCTTGGTTCTTCTGATAAGAAAGCGAACCGACAGCAGTTGCAACTTCAACTACAGCAGCTGGCACTTCAACAACACCAACTAATGCAACAGCTACAGCTGAGCAATAGACAATATATGATAAACCTCCAACCTTTCATGCTTCCGCAAG gtCTGAACGCTAACGACGTTTGGAAAGAAGGATCCGGTGATGAAAGTGGCTCGACCGTGAATGGTATGATGCATGGAGGGTCCCCTGGGGCTGGAAGGCCCCTTGTGAATGGGACGGCGCCCCAGCACGAAATCTATTCCGTATCCCCAGTGAGCACGGCTTCTTCTTCCTCGTCCCAAAGAAGCTTGCCACCCACCCCAAAGGATGAAAGAGGGTGTTCCAGTCCTCCAAGTCACGCTCTTTATGGTCACGGGGTTTGCAAATGGCCCGGATGTGAAGCTGTTTGTGACGATTATCAGTCTTTCAAGAA GCATTTAAACTTAGAACATCAACTAGATGATCGGAGTACAGCCCAAGCTCGTGTCCAGATGCAGGTTGTGTCTCAGTTGGAGCTTCAACTgtcgaaagaaaaagaaaggttACAAGCGATGATGCAGCATCTTCACATGAAACCTTACTCCAGCAGTAGTACCAACGGGAACGGAAACAGCAACAGCAACAATCACCGAAGCTCACCTTCCAAATCAGAAAAT aatgtaatttcaaatatgaaatccGGTGCACCTACATCGCCGCAAATGGCCCTTGTCCCAGTTGTGAGTAGCTCTCCGCCCGCCCTGTCCGCCGTCATGACGACAATGTCCAATGCGGGACCCCTCATGGCCACTGTCCCGCAAAGACTGGGGCCTCCTCCTCCTCTTCACCCGCCCAATCCAAATAATATGGGTCATGTGCGGCGAAGACTCAGTGACAAAAGCTGTCCGCCCCTGTCTG CTCTTGGAGAAGCCGATCACAACTGGTCATCTAAAAGTGTATACGATCCAACCCCCAGCAATCCAAGGCAGTCTTTGT ttttagatGTTCCATCTTTGCCTGATTCTCCAATTCGAAGGAGAGTAGTTGAAAGAGCTAATCTAGATATTACAGAAg aaattcaaagGAATAGAGAATTTTACAGAAATGCTGATGTCCGACCACCATTTACGTATGCATCATTAATAAGACAA GCCATAATTGAAGCACCAGAAAAGCAGCTTActcttaatgaaatttataattggttTCAAAACACCTTCTGTTACTTCAGACGGAATGCAGCTACATGGAAG GGCAAATTCCGGAACTCTTCCTTCAAG AATGCAGTTCGTCACAACCTAAGTCTTCACAAATGTTTTATGCGGGTTGAAAATGTTAAAGGAGCCGTTTGGACCGTGGACGAACTAGAGTTCTACAAACGTCGTCCTCAGCGGCTTCAAGAACGAATGTCCGG TAGTCTTCAGTTGCCTGCGCAAGGTCTCGCTCCTCAAGGTATACCTCTAATGCATGGGCAGGGACGAATGGGCAGCCCTCCATTGAGGCAGAGTCCAGGCCTCTATGGTGACTCATTAAATGCCTCATTACAG GCTGCTCTTGCGGAAAGCAACTTGTCCTTCCTAAACTCTGCGATGGCAGGTAGTGGGGCCGTGCCACATACTCCGACTTCAACTCCTACACCTGCTGCCACTCCTGACTGTGTAACTTCCCAATCTCATGGCACATCTGCACTGAGCGAAGCTGAGCGTTACGTTGTAGAAATGATAACACATGGAATGAATAATTCAGCTGT caatggGTCAAATATTCACATCAAACAAGAGCCAATGTCTGATGAGCCAGGACACATGTGTCCTCCAGACATGCAACATCGAATAGATGAAGATGATCGACATTCTGACGTAAATTCTGATCATCATGACGTCCATGATGAAGATCAAGAAGAGGATATGGAGGAAGCAGAGGACTTATCACTCTCATCATCTATAAACTCTGAGCCTCAGGCTACTACCTGTCCTTAa
- the LOC107437615 gene encoding forkhead box protein P1 isoform X8 yields MMEHEEDGDVAINLSKNQAPRSADTPNGNAEPEDGEPQGSKAHGIKRSRATNNHHGEKPGIGNDSNIPPLLMMNSQLLAQHQLQQLLQQPSPTQLQQLLQQQQSIFLQQQQQQHQQHQQLKQLESVIPHIQEQINLNIMQQSQILHQLNGLNNGLPGLGSSDKKANRQQLQLQLQQLALQQHQLMQQLQLSNRQYMINLQPFMLPQGLNANDVWKEGSGDESGSTVNGMMHGGSPGAGRPLVNGTAPQHEIYSVSPVSTASSSSSQRSLPPTPKDERGCSSPPSHALYGHGVCKWPGCEAVCDDYQSFKKHLNLEHQLDDRSTAQARVQMQVVSQLELQLSKEKERLQAMMQHLHMKPYSSSSTNGNGNSNSNNHRSSPSKSENNVISNMKSGAPTSPQMALVPVVSSSPPALSAVMTTMSNAGPLMATVPQRLGPPPPLHPPNPNNMGHVRRRLSDKSCPPLSALGEADHNWSSKSVYDPTPSNPRQSLFLDVPSLPDSPIRRRVVERANLDITEEIQRNREFYRNADVRPPFTYASLIRQAIIEAPEKQLTLNEIYNWFQNTFCYFRRNAATWKNAVRHNLSLHKCFMRVENVKGAVWTVDELEFYKRRPQRLQERMSGSLQLPAQGLAPQGIPLMHGQGRMGSPPLRQSPGLYGDSLNASLQAALAESNLSFLNSAMAGSGAVPHTPTSTPTPAATPDCVTSQSHGTSALSEAERYVVEMITHGMNNSAVNGSNIHIKQEPMSDEPGHMCPPDMQHRIDEDDRHSDVNSDHHDVHDEDQEEDMEEAEDLSLSSSINSEPQATTCP; encoded by the exons gGATCTAAAGCTCACGGGATCAAGAGGTCCAGGGCGACCAATAATCACCACGGCGAGAAGCCGGGTATCGGTAACGATTCCAACATCCCTCCTCTGTTGATGATGAATTCGCAGCTGTTGGCTCAGCATCAGCTGCAACAGCTATTGCAGCAGCCATCGCCAACGCAGCTGCAGCAATTGCTACAGCAGCAACAGTCCATTTTCTTACAGCAGCAGCAACAG CAGCATCAGCAACACCAGCAGCTAAAACAACTTGAATCCGTGATACCTCACATCCAAGAACAGATCAACCTCAATATTATGCAGCAAAGCCAAATTCTCCACCAACTCAATGGGCTGAATAATGGCTTGCCTGGTCTTGGTTCTTCTGATAAGAAAGCGAACCGACAGCAGTTGCAACTTCAACTACAGCAGCTGGCACTTCAACAACACCAACTAATGCAACAGCTACAGCTGAGCAATAGACAATATATGATAAACCTCCAACCTTTCATGCTTCCGCAAG gtCTGAACGCTAACGACGTTTGGAAAGAAGGATCCGGTGATGAAAGTGGCTCGACCGTGAATGGTATGATGCATGGAGGGTCCCCTGGGGCTGGAAGGCCCCTTGTGAATGGGACGGCGCCCCAGCACGAAATCTATTCCGTATCCCCAGTGAGCACGGCTTCTTCTTCCTCGTCCCAAAGAAGCTTGCCACCCACCCCAAAGGATGAAAGAGGGTGTTCCAGTCCTCCAAGTCACGCTCTTTATGGTCACGGGGTTTGCAAATGGCCCGGATGTGAAGCTGTTTGTGACGATTATCAGTCTTTCAAGAA GCATTTAAACTTAGAACATCAACTAGATGATCGGAGTACAGCCCAAGCTCGTGTCCAGATGCAGGTTGTGTCTCAGTTGGAGCTTCAACTgtcgaaagaaaaagaaaggttACAAGCGATGATGCAGCATCTTCACATGAAACCTTACTCCAGCAGTAGTACCAACGGGAACGGAAACAGCAACAGCAACAATCACCGAAGCTCACCTTCCAAATCAGAAAAT aatgtaatttcaaatatgaaatccGGTGCACCTACATCGCCGCAAATGGCCCTTGTCCCAGTTGTGAGTAGCTCTCCGCCCGCCCTGTCCGCCGTCATGACGACAATGTCCAATGCGGGACCCCTCATGGCCACTGTCCCGCAAAGACTGGGGCCTCCTCCTCCTCTTCACCCGCCCAATCCAAATAATATGGGTCATGTGCGGCGAAGACTCAGTGACAAAAGCTGTCCGCCCCTGTCTG CTCTTGGAGAAGCCGATCACAACTGGTCATCTAAAAGTGTATACGATCCAACCCCCAGCAATCCAAGGCAGTCTTTGT ttttagatGTTCCATCTTTGCCTGATTCTCCAATTCGAAGGAGAGTAGTTGAAAGAGCTAATCTAGATATTACAGAAg aaattcaaagGAATAGAGAATTTTACAGAAATGCTGATGTCCGACCACCATTTACGTATGCATCATTAATAAGACAA GCCATAATTGAAGCACCAGAAAAGCAGCTTActcttaatgaaatttataattggttTCAAAACACCTTCTGTTACTTCAGACGGAATGCAGCTACATGGAAG AATGCAGTTCGTCACAACCTAAGTCTTCACAAATGTTTTATGCGGGTTGAAAATGTTAAAGGAGCCGTTTGGACCGTGGACGAACTAGAGTTCTACAAACGTCGTCCTCAGCGGCTTCAAGAACGAATGTCCGG TAGTCTTCAGTTGCCTGCGCAAGGTCTCGCTCCTCAAGGTATACCTCTAATGCATGGGCAGGGACGAATGGGCAGCCCTCCATTGAGGCAGAGTCCAGGCCTCTATGGTGACTCATTAAATGCCTCATTACAG GCTGCTCTTGCGGAAAGCAACTTGTCCTTCCTAAACTCTGCGATGGCAGGTAGTGGGGCCGTGCCACATACTCCGACTTCAACTCCTACACCTGCTGCCACTCCTGACTGTGTAACTTCCCAATCTCATGGCACATCTGCACTGAGCGAAGCTGAGCGTTACGTTGTAGAAATGATAACACATGGAATGAATAATTCAGCTGT caatggGTCAAATATTCACATCAAACAAGAGCCAATGTCTGATGAGCCAGGACACATGTGTCCTCCAGACATGCAACATCGAATAGATGAAGATGATCGACATTCTGACGTAAATTCTGATCATCATGACGTCCATGATGAAGATCAAGAAGAGGATATGGAGGAAGCAGAGGACTTATCACTCTCATCATCTATAAACTCTGAGCCTCAGGCTACTACCTGTCCTTAa
- the LOC107437615 gene encoding forkhead box protein P1 isoform X2, whose product MMEHEEDGDVAINLSKNQAPRSADTPNGNAEPEDGEPQGSKAHGIKRSRATNNHHGEKPGIGNDSNIPPLLMMNSQLLAQHQLQQLLQQPSPTQLQQLLQQQQSIFLQQQQQQHQQHQQLKQLESVIPHIQEQINLNIMQQSQILHQLNGLNNGLPGLGSSDKKANRQQLQLQLQQLALQQHQLMQQLQLSNRQYMINLQPFMLPQGLNANDVWKEGSGDESGSTVNGMMHGGSPGAGRPLVNGTAPQHEIYSVSPVSTASSSSSQRSLPPTPKDERGCSSPPSHALYGHGVCKWPGCEAVCDDYQSFKKHLNLEHQLDDRSTAQARVQMQVVSQLELQLSKEKERLQAMMQHLHMKPYSSSSTNGNGNSNSNNHRSSPSKSENNVISNMKSGAPTSPQMALVPVVSSSPPALSAVMTTMSNAGPLMATVPQRLGPPPPLHPPNPNNMGHVRRRLSDKSCPPLSALGEADHNWSSKSVYDPTPSNPRQSLCKYNVLDVPSLPDSPIRRRVVERANLDITEEIQRNREFYRNADVRPPFTYASLIRQAIIEAPEKQLTLNEIYNWFQNTFCYFRRNAATWKGKFRNSSFKNAVRHNLSLHKCFMRVENVKGAVWTVDELEFYKRRPQRLQERMSGSLQLPAQGLAPQGIPLMHGQGRMGSPPLRQSPGLYGDSLNASLQAALAESNLSFLNSAMAGSGAVPHTPTSTPTPAATPDCVTSQSHGTSALSEAERYVVEMITHGMNNSAVNGSNIHIKQEPMSDEPGHMCPPDMQHRIDEDDRHSDVNSDHHDVHDEDQEEDMEEAEDLSLSSSINSEPQATTCP is encoded by the exons gGATCTAAAGCTCACGGGATCAAGAGGTCCAGGGCGACCAATAATCACCACGGCGAGAAGCCGGGTATCGGTAACGATTCCAACATCCCTCCTCTGTTGATGATGAATTCGCAGCTGTTGGCTCAGCATCAGCTGCAACAGCTATTGCAGCAGCCATCGCCAACGCAGCTGCAGCAATTGCTACAGCAGCAACAGTCCATTTTCTTACAGCAGCAGCAACAG CAGCATCAGCAACACCAGCAGCTAAAACAACTTGAATCCGTGATACCTCACATCCAAGAACAGATCAACCTCAATATTATGCAGCAAAGCCAAATTCTCCACCAACTCAATGGGCTGAATAATGGCTTGCCTGGTCTTGGTTCTTCTGATAAGAAAGCGAACCGACAGCAGTTGCAACTTCAACTACAGCAGCTGGCACTTCAACAACACCAACTAATGCAACAGCTACAGCTGAGCAATAGACAATATATGATAAACCTCCAACCTTTCATGCTTCCGCAAG gtCTGAACGCTAACGACGTTTGGAAAGAAGGATCCGGTGATGAAAGTGGCTCGACCGTGAATGGTATGATGCATGGAGGGTCCCCTGGGGCTGGAAGGCCCCTTGTGAATGGGACGGCGCCCCAGCACGAAATCTATTCCGTATCCCCAGTGAGCACGGCTTCTTCTTCCTCGTCCCAAAGAAGCTTGCCACCCACCCCAAAGGATGAAAGAGGGTGTTCCAGTCCTCCAAGTCACGCTCTTTATGGTCACGGGGTTTGCAAATGGCCCGGATGTGAAGCTGTTTGTGACGATTATCAGTCTTTCAAGAA GCATTTAAACTTAGAACATCAACTAGATGATCGGAGTACAGCCCAAGCTCGTGTCCAGATGCAGGTTGTGTCTCAGTTGGAGCTTCAACTgtcgaaagaaaaagaaaggttACAAGCGATGATGCAGCATCTTCACATGAAACCTTACTCCAGCAGTAGTACCAACGGGAACGGAAACAGCAACAGCAACAATCACCGAAGCTCACCTTCCAAATCAGAAAAT aatgtaatttcaaatatgaaatccGGTGCACCTACATCGCCGCAAATGGCCCTTGTCCCAGTTGTGAGTAGCTCTCCGCCCGCCCTGTCCGCCGTCATGACGACAATGTCCAATGCGGGACCCCTCATGGCCACTGTCCCGCAAAGACTGGGGCCTCCTCCTCCTCTTCACCCGCCCAATCCAAATAATATGGGTCATGTGCGGCGAAGACTCAGTGACAAAAGCTGTCCGCCCCTGTCTG CTCTTGGAGAAGCCGATCACAACTGGTCATCTAAAAGTGTATACGATCCAACCCCCAGCAATCCAAGGCAGTCTTTGTGTAAATATAACG ttttagatGTTCCATCTTTGCCTGATTCTCCAATTCGAAGGAGAGTAGTTGAAAGAGCTAATCTAGATATTACAGAAg aaattcaaagGAATAGAGAATTTTACAGAAATGCTGATGTCCGACCACCATTTACGTATGCATCATTAATAAGACAA GCCATAATTGAAGCACCAGAAAAGCAGCTTActcttaatgaaatttataattggttTCAAAACACCTTCTGTTACTTCAGACGGAATGCAGCTACATGGAAG GGCAAATTCCGGAACTCTTCCTTCAAG AATGCAGTTCGTCACAACCTAAGTCTTCACAAATGTTTTATGCGGGTTGAAAATGTTAAAGGAGCCGTTTGGACCGTGGACGAACTAGAGTTCTACAAACGTCGTCCTCAGCGGCTTCAAGAACGAATGTCCGG TAGTCTTCAGTTGCCTGCGCAAGGTCTCGCTCCTCAAGGTATACCTCTAATGCATGGGCAGGGACGAATGGGCAGCCCTCCATTGAGGCAGAGTCCAGGCCTCTATGGTGACTCATTAAATGCCTCATTACAG GCTGCTCTTGCGGAAAGCAACTTGTCCTTCCTAAACTCTGCGATGGCAGGTAGTGGGGCCGTGCCACATACTCCGACTTCAACTCCTACACCTGCTGCCACTCCTGACTGTGTAACTTCCCAATCTCATGGCACATCTGCACTGAGCGAAGCTGAGCGTTACGTTGTAGAAATGATAACACATGGAATGAATAATTCAGCTGT caatggGTCAAATATTCACATCAAACAAGAGCCAATGTCTGATGAGCCAGGACACATGTGTCCTCCAGACATGCAACATCGAATAGATGAAGATGATCGACATTCTGACGTAAATTCTGATCATCATGACGTCCATGATGAAGATCAAGAAGAGGATATGGAGGAAGCAGAGGACTTATCACTCTCATCATCTATAAACTCTGAGCCTCAGGCTACTACCTGTCCTTAa